Proteins encoded within one genomic window of Balneolaceae bacterium:
- a CDS encoding Gfo/Idh/MocA family oxidoreductase, which produces MSKKMDRGDFIKITGAAGLGLYTLGAPAILKGQSQNSKVTVAVIGTNNRGNAHASGFARHPNAEVTYICDVDENAIKKGLDSVKEGGQENEPEGLTDFRNALEDPDLDAVALAMPIHWHAPAAILALKAGKHVYIEKPCSHTPEEGKLLVEAAEKYNRIVQMGNQRRSWPNVMEAMSLLEDDIIGRPYFARCWYANSRQSIGFGKPAPVPSNLDYELWQGPSTRKAYKDNLIHYNWWWHWHWGAGEILNNGVHYLDMARWGLGVDYPTKVTATGGRYHWKDDQETPDTLVATYEFPDDKTVAWEGRSCNPRGIEGSSTGISFHGEMGSLVIGSGNEYVVYDNDNNVIKRAESGSVDATDTSGLGFDLDKDHHDHFIKCIQNSQRSRTHIADANISVHNCHLGNIAYRTGRTIYCDPHDGKIIGDKEAMNYWTKEYEPGWKPTV; this is translated from the coding sequence ATGTCGAAAAAGATGGATCGTGGAGATTTTATAAAGATAACCGGAGCGGCAGGATTGGGATTATACACCCTTGGTGCCCCGGCGATACTGAAAGGTCAGTCGCAAAACAGTAAAGTGACGGTAGCCGTAATAGGCACAAATAATCGGGGCAATGCTCACGCAAGCGGGTTTGCCCGGCATCCAAATGCCGAGGTCACTTATATTTGTGATGTGGATGAAAATGCCATCAAGAAAGGATTGGATTCGGTTAAAGAAGGCGGACAAGAAAATGAACCGGAAGGACTTACTGACTTTCGAAACGCACTGGAAGATCCGGATCTGGATGCGGTTGCTCTCGCCATGCCGATCCATTGGCACGCACCGGCGGCTATTCTCGCTTTAAAAGCGGGTAAGCATGTCTATATCGAAAAACCGTGCAGTCATACTCCGGAGGAGGGAAAGCTTTTGGTGGAGGCCGCCGAGAAATACAATCGCATTGTTCAGATGGGAAACCAGCGTCGTTCATGGCCGAATGTGATGGAGGCGATGTCGTTACTTGAGGATGATATTATCGGGCGTCCTTACTTTGCGAGATGCTGGTATGCCAATAGTCGACAATCCATCGGATTCGGCAAACCGGCGCCCGTTCCCTCAAATCTCGATTATGAGCTTTGGCAGGGGCCATCAACTCGAAAAGCCTATAAAGACAACCTGATTCACTACAACTGGTGGTGGCACTGGCACTGGGGTGCCGGTGAGATTCTGAATAACGGTGTGCATTATCTGGATATGGCCCGATGGGGATTGGGTGTTGATTATCCTACGAAAGTGACAGCCACCGGCGGACGATATCATTGGAAGGATGACCAGGAAACACCGGATACATTGGTTGCCACTTACGAATTTCCGGATGATAAAACGGTAGCCTGGGAGGGCCGAAGTTGCAATCCCCGCGGAATTGAGGGCTCTTCAACAGGTATCTCTTTCCATGGTGAAATGGGAAGTCTTGTGATCGGCAGCGGAAATGAATACGTGGTTTATGATAATGATAACAACGTGATAAAACGTGCAGAAAGCGGCAGTGTTGATGCCACGGATACATCCGGTCTCGGGTTTGACCTGGATAAGGATCATCACGATCACTTCATAAAATGCATTCAGAACAGTCAGCGGTCCCGAACTCATATCGCCGATGCCAATATCAGCGTTCATAATTGCCATTTGGGGAATATCGCGTACCGAACGGGCCGGACAATCTACTGTGATCCACATGATGGAAAGATTATCGGGGATAAGGAAGCGATGAATTATTGGACCAAAGAGTACGAACCCGGCTGGAAGCCAACGGTTTAG